The Triticum aestivum cultivar Chinese Spring chromosome 3A, IWGSC CS RefSeq v2.1, whole genome shotgun sequence genome includes a region encoding these proteins:
- the LOC123057832 gene encoding NAC domain-containing protein 100 has protein sequence MVDHLQVQQQQQQLELPMGFRFHPTDEEIITSYLAPKILNPAFDATAIGEVDLNKNEPWELPKKAKMGENEWYFYCQKDRKYPTGIRTNRATKAGYWKTTGKDKEIVNPHCTSMLIGMKKTLVFYKGRAPSGEKTNWVMHEYRLKINKQSTTSLPSAIGNAASINMSSKEYVVCRIFHKNAGSRLSSMVSHEGNGGATPTDKIWSMSMGTDGAC, from the exons ATGGTAGACCACCTTCAAgttcagcagcaacaacaacagttgGAGCTTCCAATGGGGTTCAGGTTCCACCCTACTGATGAGGAGATCATCACCTCCTACCTTGCCCCTAAGATTCTCAACCCAGCATTCGACGCCACAGCGATCGGTGAGGTGGACCTGAACAAGAACGAGCCATGGGAACTTCCCAAGAAGGCCAAGATGGGGGAGAACGAGTGGTACTTTTACTGCCAGAAGGACCGCAAGTACCCCACCGGAATACGAACCAACCGAGCCACAAAGGCTGGCTACTGGAAGACCACGGGTAAGGACAAGGAGATCGTCAATCCACATTGCACGTCCATGCTCATCGGCATGAAGAAGACATTGGTGTTCTACAAGGGCAGAGCTCCCAGTGGGGAGAAGACCAACTGGGTCATGCACGAGTACAGGCTCAAGATCAACAAGCAGTCAACAACCAGCCTGCCCAGTGCCATAGGAAATGCTGCTTCTATTAACATGTCTTCCAAG GAGTATGTGGTTTGCAGGATCTTCCATAAGAACGCTGGAAGTAGGCTTTCATCCATGGTGTCACATGAGGGCAACGGTGGTGCAACACCCACCGACAAGATCTGGTCGATGAGCATGGGTACAGATGGGGCATGTTGA